A part of Streptococcus ruminicola genomic DNA contains:
- a CDS encoding TraM recognition domain-containing protein, translating into MKYFLNRLQYYTKGHRTFDFVLLFCKRILQLNFGISILGLLTSLWCLVFKIKVTFGMYMLFWVIQFINLNSALYFGKWHTNLTSRQRFRLFERLSDYPRNERVISIKNYILVSFIGGIISGVNIILFTINNYILATVNSLYLNANSYLKYTDWKLNYHTLHILIGNQFSNSLLLVFPVFIYVYLFLNSYQKDIRPYQLLIDQWLESRFYKDKCIDKLVQDRDTKGISTIKIGVDSKSRTDVIMNAATRALNSVWIGLIGVGKSASIAKPIIISDTENFIFYIKTFAKYVKSKRREIANLDASEEEKRDLNESAVEEWFTKGLGKDLTNGYYVNEPSGDLIKDALEIVKRSGLPDDVVWLVDPHRKDTDAINILDADITTASALASDLFRNFSEGESSSGNTFFLNSEEAHTKNIVNLLKLTTPIAEAPINSHLKGNPPTLSEFFQLLENDDYIFARLELLKVVIKRANRLFEPFNKEFNEKYDSEFEEWISNGNPPSRFNANMSINLRKMSYRHRQEKAKLSIMTDTYTYFKKNLITDFKNESTFKFDANIDGLKNVLRRLAANPEVRRVFFSQSTKSVDALLKMGGILLVNSAKAELGDSNSKMVGQVAEIIMQSGAYRRLPNLSPIFPFMNDEKNTILMKRDQSFLDQNRKFRTPVIHLYQDYEQAVATVGRDRANALFQSYRNAFVFQQGSPDSVKYIANRGGTKLVLEESNRYAQEDLLAGNDSNATNVTETIVEKEMLTQSDMSKLEKFEYAGVMVIDDEVSDVMFITSEPSFKLPMFNKNLDYKPPFDTNNSEDMEAYKIWKEEVEKYYIKNSEREILSEKDFLPDEWLTIMSVQNPDIFEDNKSSFDDENDNIIDDKIAESGSQLKRQREAKEDLKNSKINLQEEVANDSFIEEKISLPKVKVSTRLLNNEEYVIQNEKSETVSQNQLTDFDDEDERIDFY; encoded by the coding sequence ATGAAATATTTTTTGAATCGACTTCAATATTACACAAAGGGTCATCGAACCTTTGACTTTGTATTATTATTTTGTAAAAGAATTCTTCAATTAAACTTTGGAATATCCATACTAGGACTATTGACTTCTTTATGGTGCCTTGTTTTTAAAATAAAGGTAACATTTGGAATGTACATGCTATTTTGGGTCATACAATTTATTAATCTTAACAGTGCTCTTTATTTTGGAAAATGGCATACAAATTTAACAAGTCGCCAACGTTTTAGATTATTTGAAAGATTATCGGATTATCCGAGAAATGAGCGTGTCATTTCAATCAAAAATTACATTTTAGTATCGTTTATTGGTGGCATTATTTCTGGAGTAAATATTATTTTATTTACTATTAACAACTACATCTTAGCTACCGTTAATTCTTTATATCTAAATGCTAATAGCTATTTAAAATACACTGATTGGAAACTAAATTATCATACATTACACATTTTAATTGGTAATCAATTTTCAAATAGCTTACTATTAGTTTTCCCAGTTTTTATTTATGTTTATCTTTTTTTAAACTCGTATCAAAAAGATATAAGACCATACCAATTGCTAATTGATCAATGGTTAGAAAGCAGATTTTATAAAGACAAGTGCATCGATAAATTAGTCCAAGATAGAGATACCAAAGGAATATCTACCATCAAGATTGGGGTAGACTCAAAATCACGTACTGACGTCATTATGAATGCTGCTACTCGAGCATTAAATAGTGTCTGGATTGGACTTATTGGTGTTGGTAAATCTGCCTCAATTGCAAAGCCAATCATTATCAGTGATACAGAAAATTTTATCTTTTATATCAAAACATTTGCTAAATATGTTAAATCAAAACGTCGAGAAATAGCAAACTTAGATGCTTCTGAAGAAGAAAAAAGAGATTTAAATGAATCTGCTGTAGAAGAGTGGTTTACAAAAGGACTAGGTAAAGATTTAACCAACGGTTATTACGTCAATGAGCCTTCTGGAGACCTTATTAAAGATGCTTTAGAAATCGTAAAAAGATCAGGTTTACCAGATGATGTGGTTTGGCTGGTAGATCCTCATCGAAAGGATACAGACGCCATTAATATTTTAGATGCTGATATTACTACAGCATCTGCATTAGCGTCTGATTTATTTAGAAATTTCAGTGAAGGTGAAAGTAGTTCAGGAAATACTTTCTTTCTAAACAGTGAAGAAGCTCACACAAAAAATATTGTCAATTTATTAAAATTAACTACTCCAATTGCAGAAGCTCCTATCAATAGTCACCTAAAAGGAAATCCTCCAACATTGAGTGAATTCTTCCAATTACTAGAAAATGATGACTACATCTTTGCTCGACTAGAATTATTAAAGGTAGTTATCAAAAGAGCAAATCGACTCTTTGAACCATTTAATAAAGAATTTAATGAGAAGTATGATTCGGAATTTGAAGAATGGATTAGTAATGGAAATCCTCCATCACGTTTTAATGCAAATATGTCAATTAATTTGCGAAAAATGTCGTATAGACATAGACAAGAAAAAGCAAAATTGAGTATTATGACCGATACATATACTTACTTCAAAAAGAATTTAATTACAGATTTTAAAAATGAATCTACTTTTAAATTTGATGCTAATATTGATGGTCTAAAAAATGTTTTACGTCGTTTAGCTGCTAATCCTGAAGTTCGTCGTGTTTTCTTTTCGCAATCAACAAAAAGTGTAGATGCTTTATTAAAAATGGGTGGAATTCTATTAGTTAATTCTGCCAAAGCTGAATTGGGTGATTCAAATAGTAAAATGGTTGGTCAGGTCGCAGAAATTATTATGCAATCTGGAGCTTATCGAAGACTCCCAAATTTATCACCAATTTTCCCATTTATGAATGACGAAAAAAATACTATTCTAATGAAACGTGACCAAAGCTTTTTGGATCAGAATCGTAAATTTAGAACACCTGTGATTCATTTATATCAAGACTACGAACAAGCAGTAGCAACCGTAGGACGTGATAGGGCTAACGCACTTTTTCAATCTTATCGTAACGCTTTTGTTTTCCAACAAGGTAGTCCCGATTCTGTTAAATATATTGCTAATCGAGGAGGAACTAAGTTAGTTCTCGAGGAAAGTAATCGATATGCCCAAGAGGATTTGTTAGCTGGTAATGACAGTAATGCTACAAATGTTACCGAAACAATAGTAGAAAAAGAAATGCTAACTCAATCTGATATGTCTAAACTAGAAAAATTTGAATATGCTGGCGTTATGGTTATCGATGATGAAGTATCTGACGTTATGTTTATCACATCAGAGCCTAGTTTCAAATTACCAATGTTTAACAAAAATTTAGACTACAAACCACCATTTGATACTAATAATTCTGAAGATATGGAAGCATATAAAATTTGGAAAGAAGAAGTAGAGAAATACTATATCAAGAATAGCGAAAGAGAGATTTTATCTGAAAAAGATTTCCTTCCTGATGAATGGTTAACAATTATGTCAGTTCAGAATCCTGATATATTTGAAGACAATAAATCAAGCTTTGATGACGAAAATGATAATATTATTGATGACAAAATTGCAGAAAGCGGAAGTCAATTAAAACGTCAGAGAGAAGCAAAAGAAGACCTAAAAAATAGTAAAATAAACTTACAAGAAGAAGTAGCAAATGATTCATTCATTGAAGAAAAAATTAGCTTACCTAAAGTCAAGGTTTCTACACGTTTACTAAACAATGAAGAATATGTAATTCAAAATGAAAAAAGTGAGACAGTAAGTCAAAATCAATTAACTGATTTTGATGATGAAGATGAAAGAATCGATTTTTACTAA
- a CDS encoding NADAR domain-containing protein, producing MSTKETYGRIDSGQYYFWGGPLSLGWCYPFDWKEKHFKCAWQALAYEKSLALNPSLSDNILKDNFSEHARDFYFKMDTNDNIMSWQKEKEEVVAIEILNLISVQHPHFAEQLLDTDPLELIYCGAEDYLSIGLPYWHKSANHMDNWRGDNKYGKWLMSVRENLKK from the coding sequence ATGTCAACTAAAGAAACTTATGGACGTATTGATTCGGGACAGTATTATTTTTGGGGAGGTCCTTTGTCACTTGGATGGTGTTATCCTTTTGACTGGAAAGAGAAACACTTCAAATGCGCATGGCAAGCTTTAGCTTATGAAAAATCACTTGCTCTTAATCCATCACTGTCTGATAATATATTGAAAGATAATTTTTCAGAGCACGCGCGTGATTTCTATTTTAAAATGGATACTAATGACAATATAATGTCGTGGCAAAAAGAAAAAGAAGAAGTAGTAGCAATAGAGATTCTAAATCTAATATCTGTTCAACACCCACATTTTGCAGAACAATTACTTGACACTGATCCATTAGAACTTATCTATTGTGGTGCAGAAGATTACCTCAGTATAGGTCTCCCTTACTGGCATAAGTCAGCAAATCATATGGATAATTGGAGGGGAGATAATAAATACGGAAAATGGCTTATGTCTGTTAGAGAGAATCTAAAAAAGTAA
- a CDS encoding thioredoxin family protein: MALSLLIITFNGMKQFSKNSLGLILIFLLSSSSLLWGFIYPTKVSENTFSNTAVTTIFNKQEMKQRFVAGEASALDLSLLKSRTERDWDPIYIFYRTGCSYCHQSIPRLLNQLSEEQKHRIIFLDLDKGNNGKFAAEFGIYHAPTAVISTKGVGGYKNYNISKLVKVSGDSATIDNDTIKHVVSATTLTIR; the protein is encoded by the coding sequence ATGGCACTAAGCTTATTAATCATTACTTTTAATGGTATGAAGCAATTCTCTAAAAATTCTCTAGGCTTGATACTTATCTTCTTACTATCTAGTAGTTCATTATTATGGGGCTTTATCTACCCTACAAAAGTATCTGAGAATACTTTTTCTAACACTGCGGTTACTACTATATTCAATAAGCAAGAAATGAAACAGCGTTTTGTAGCAGGTGAAGCCTCTGCTCTTGATTTGTCACTTTTAAAATCGAGAACAGAACGCGACTGGGACCCTATCTACATTTTTTATCGAACTGGTTGCTCATACTGCCACCAATCTATTCCACGTTTATTGAATCAACTTTCAGAGGAACAAAAACACCGCATTATTTTTCTTGATTTGGATAAAGGTAACAATGGTAAATTTGCTGCGGAGTTCGGTATTTATCACGCGCCTACAGCCGTCATTTCAACAAAAGGAGTTGGCGGTTATAAGAATTACAATATTTCTAAGCTAGTTAAAGTTTCTGGTGATTCAGCTACCATTGATAACGATACAATCAAGCACGTTGTTTCAGCAACAACTCTAACTATTAGGTAA